The DNA window TTCAAGCCTGACGTCATCGACACCCCGGTCGAACAGGCCGGCAAGGTCGGCCGGGCTGGGGCCGCTGATGTCGAGCGCGAGCCGCGGCAGCAAATGCTCGATCAGGTCGGCCTGATGGAGACGGAGCTTATGGCCCTTGCGGCGGCCGAAAAACGAACCGTGCGTATGGATGGCGTCGTCGGCGGACGATGCGTCGCGATTTCCGGGATCGCGGCTGGCACTGTTCATCGCAGCGTCTGAAACAGCCGATGCAACAACCGCGCCCTCGGTTCGATCGAGGAGATGTACATCTGCTCGTAATGGGTATGCGCGCCCTGGCCGTCGACCCCGAGACCATCCAGCGTCGCGGTGTGGGGCGCGGTGAAATTGCCGTCGGAGCCGCCGCCGGTCGAGGTATCGATCAGATCGAATCCGAGTTCGGCGGCGAGCGTTTTGGCGTGCTCGTAGAGAGCCGCGCCGGCGTTACCCTTCTCGTAAGGCGGCCGGTTCAAATTGCCGACCACTTTGACGCTCACGCCGTCGGTTTGCGATTTCAGGTTCAGGATTCTGGGAACGAGTTCTTCGGCGTCCGCCATGGTCGGAACGCGCATGTCGACTTCCGCATAAGCCTCCTCCGCAATCACATTCGGCCGCGTGCCGCCTCTGACGACACCGACATTGACGGTCACGCCGCGCTTGAAGTCGTTCATCGCTTCCAGCGTCTGAATGACATTGGCGAGCTCGCGGATGGCGCTGCGGCCATCCTCGGGCCGTGAGCCGGCATGAGCGGGAACGCCTTTGATGAAGATCTCAAAGCGCGCGACGCCCTTGCGCCCGGTGACGATTTTTCCACCGTCGCGGGCAGGCTCCGTGACCAGCACATATTTTGCCTTGCGGCCCTCGGCCTCGATGAGCGCGCGTGACGTCAGACTGCCGATCTCTTCATCGGAGACGTAAAGCTGGGTGATGCCGAGCGGCGAACGTTTGGCGCTCGCACAAACCTGCCGGAACGCATGATAGGCGAGATAGGCTCCGCCCTTCATGTCGTAGATGCCCGGCCCGAAAGCACTGTCGCCTTCGATCCGAAACGGCAGCCGTTCGATGAATCCGATCGGGTGCACCGTATCGATATGGCTCAGCACCAGAACGCCCGGCTCATTTTGCCCCCATGACGAGCGCGCCACGAGATGGTCGCCGCAACCATCGCGTCCCGCCACGCGCTCGATGGTGGCAGGCAGATCGCGATAGCCGTCCGCTACGATGGTCGCGAGCTTGTTGACCTGCTCGGGAGCCTCCGTCGGCGTTTCGATCTCGACCCAGCGGCGGATGCCGTCGAGGATGAGTTTGGGATCGAAGGGATTGGGAGGGGAAGCAATCATCGGCAGGCCGCTGTCTTCGGAGAGTTTTGGTCCGTTGTCATGCGCTCGCGACCGCAACTGCGTCAATGGCGCGGCGAAATGACGGTTTGTATCAGCGCTTGTCGGGCCCTTCGCGCGCGGCGATCTGCTCGACCATGTCGACAATGCTGCGCCGGAGCTTGGCATCGGTGATGCGGGTAAAGGCGCGGGTCAAGGCGAGGCCTTCGGAGGTGGCCAGGAAATCGGAAATATAACTCGGCGAGGCGCCTTCGCCGAAGCCCTCAGCGCTCGCGGTGCCGCTGGGGCCTCCCTCGAACAAAAACGATACCGGTACCTGAAGTATTTCGGAGATCTGTTGAATGCGGCTGGCGCCAACCCGGTTGGTGCCTTTCTCGTATTTTTGCACCTGCTGGAAGGTTAGTCCCAATGCTTCGCCGAGCTTTTCCTGGCTCATGCCCAGCATGATACGGCGCATGCGCACGCGACTGCCGACATATTTGTCAACAGGGTTGGGCGCTTTGGTCGACATCGCTAACACTCCTTGGATCAAGCCAGGGTTGAGGCAACACGAAATGGATCAGGCCTTGGGAAGACTGGGCGCCGTCAAATTCTGTGCGGCGCGCCGGGGAGAAATACAGCCAATTTAACTTAATTGACTGAATCTATTCTCCATTACTGTGGCCAGATTGCGAATGGTATTTTTGCTGTCAACGGGCAGAGTGCAGCGCGGCAGTATTTTCGGCTGGCATCCAAAACGAAAAATGAAGATGCACGCGTCAGGAAGTGCGCTTCGCAACACGCCGCCGGATGACGAAAATAAAGCCGGCGGCAACGAAGATCGCGGCGGGAATGTCGCCAACGCGTGCGTAAATCGTCGGTGGAATCGCGGACGGCAGGCTGGAATCGAGCACGCCTTCGAGGCCGAGGCCGAGCCGCGCGACAATTCGGCCCATTGGGTCGATTACGGCGGAAATGCCGGTGTTGGCTGCACGCACCACGGGCAATCCTTCCTCGATCGCGCGCAGGCGTACCTGCTGCAAATGCTGATAGGGGCCGGTCGAGATTCCAAACCAGCCGTCATTGGTCAGGTTGACGATCCAGCCCGGCCGATCGCCGCGTTCGGCAACGTCGCCGGGAAAGATGGCCTCATAACAGATCAGAGGTAGCGCGCGGGGCGCATGCGGGATGTCCAGCGTGCGGCGGCGCGTGCCCGGAATGAATCCGCCCTGAACCTTGGTCAGTTGCTCGAAGCCGAGCTTTTCCATCCAGTCCTGGAACGGCAGATATTCGCCGAACGGCACCAGATGCAGCTTGTCGTAGACCGACAGCACGCTGCCGTCGTGATCGATGACGTAGATGGAATTATAGGCGCGCGTGATCTTGACGCCGGGCGGCAGATCGGGCGCGCGCACTGCGCCCGTGATCAGCACCGTGCCCTTGGGCAAGAGATCGGCAATCTCAGCCATCGCATCGGCCTCGCGCGTCAGAAAAAACGGAAATGCCGATTCCGGCCAGATCAGCACGTTGACGTCATGCACGCCGGTGGATTGCGGTCCGGACGCACGATCGGACAGCGCCAGATATTTCTGCATCACCGCGGCCTTGGCGGAATAGTTGAAACGTTCATCCTGCTGCAGGTTGGGCTGCATGATCCGCAGCTTGAGGTTGGCGACCAGTGTGGTCGGCCGCAGCGTCAAGCGGACGATGCCGAAAATTCCCATGGCGGCGAGCAACGCCAGCGCGATCGCCGGTGCAATCCATGGTTTTCGTCCGCGCGAAGTCCCGTCGATCAGCACGGCCGGGCTTGCGAAGATCGCGACGCTCAGAAATGTCAGGCCCCACAGGCCGATCAGCGATCCCGTCTGCGCCAGCGCCAGCGGCTCGGTTAGTGCGTAGCCGA is part of the Bradyrhizobium canariense genome and encodes:
- a CDS encoding M20 family metallopeptidase; this encodes MIASPPNPFDPKLILDGIRRWVEIETPTEAPEQVNKLATIVADGYRDLPATIERVAGRDGCGDHLVARSSWGQNEPGVLVLSHIDTVHPIGFIERLPFRIEGDSAFGPGIYDMKGGAYLAYHAFRQVCASAKRSPLGITQLYVSDEEIGSLTSRALIEAEGRKAKYVLVTEPARDGGKIVTGRKGVARFEIFIKGVPAHAGSRPEDGRSAIRELANVIQTLEAMNDFKRGVTVNVGVVRGGTRPNVIAEEAYAEVDMRVPTMADAEELVPRILNLKSQTDGVSVKVVGNLNRPPYEKGNAGAALYEHAKTLAAELGFDLIDTSTGGGSDGNFTAPHTATLDGLGVDGQGAHTHYEQMYISSIEPRARLLHRLFQTLR
- a CDS encoding helix-turn-helix domain-containing protein, with the protein product MSTKAPNPVDKYVGSRVRMRRIMLGMSQEKLGEALGLTFQQVQKYEKGTNRVGASRIQQISEILQVPVSFLFEGGPSGTASAEGFGEGASPSYISDFLATSEGLALTRAFTRITDAKLRRSIVDMVEQIAAREGPDKR
- the lnt gene encoding apolipoprotein N-acyltransferase, whose protein sequence is MTQPNKLRSAGLAIILAWGWKRAAIALIAGALSALAMAPFNAWPILFLTLPVMVWLIDGAGAGRWRGVPAAAMAGWWFGLGYFVPGLYWIGYAFLVDASTFAWLMPFAVLGLPAYLALFTAFGFGLARAIWTRDASRVIALAATLTLSEWLRGHVLTGFPWNTFGYALTEPLALAQTGSLIGLWGLTFLSVAIFASPAVLIDGTSRGRKPWIAPAIALALLAAMGIFGIVRLTLRPTTLVANLKLRIMQPNLQQDERFNYSAKAAVMQKYLALSDRASGPQSTGVHDVNVLIWPESAFPFFLTREADAMAEIADLLPKGTVLITGAVRAPDLPPGVKITRAYNSIYVIDHDGSVLSVYDKLHLVPFGEYLPFQDWMEKLGFEQLTKVQGGFIPGTRRRTLDIPHAPRALPLICYEAIFPGDVAERGDRPGWIVNLTNDGWFGISTGPYQHLQQVRLRAIEEGLPVVRAANTGISAVIDPMGRIVARLGLGLEGVLDSSLPSAIPPTIYARVGDIPAAIFVAAGFIFVIRRRVAKRTS